In Labrus bergylta chromosome 5, fLabBer1.1, whole genome shotgun sequence, the genomic window GGTATCTCTATTcttccactgatagaaaaaaggggattttattttatttatttcttcttgttTCCAGCAGCCTGTAACAGCCAGATCAGTGAATAGTTGTTGTACTAACCAATAAAGCTGGGAGTATTCTTGTTTCTACTGTATTATTTGACATTCACAGGTTTTTCTCTGGTTTCTCTGAATAAGATGGAAACCATAAACAGCCTTTAGAATGAGAGGGGATGACTTTGTGTCTGTACAGATTTGATTGGCTGAACAGTTCCGTTGTTTAATAGATGAATAGATGCTTGTTGCTTCACACTGCTCTGCCAGAAAGATTGATGGAATTGTCAGcagatgttgttttgtgttttgacagatTTAACATCTGTCTGGATTGCATTCCATTCTCTCATTGGTTACTCTTCAATCTGCACTGATCAATCTCTTTGTTGTTCCTTGTAGACGATGGAAAATTGTTCCAGGGCAGCGGGGTCGGGGACCCGTTTGGACCGCGCTGCTTTGAAGGGGACATTATGGGCTGTGGGATTATGTTTCCACGTGACTACAGCCAGGAGGCTGGAGGTGAACACATTTTATATTGTTTCCATAGGACACTTTCTTGCATCCTCATGTACAATCACTAATCATCTTTGTTGCTATATTTTCTGATCTTTTCAGATGATGTTGATGACTGGGACCTTGAGGTTTTTCAAAAGCCCAGTGAGGTTCAGAACGACATGTATGTAAACaatgaagatgaggaggatgagggagaAGATTTGGATGGGAAGAAAGTCATGGTGAGATGTTGTCAAAATGTAGGAAATActaaaattcaatttaaaacataCAGTGCAAATCTTCTTAAACTGTCTTTGCTGTGTCCTTCAGGTGTTCTTCACTAGAAATGGGAAGGTGGTGGGCAGGAGGGACGTATCCTTACCTGTAGGAGGCTTGTTCCCCACAATCGGCATGATGAGCACTGGGGAGAAGGTGAGGGTGGACCTGCACCCCCTCAGTGGCTGAGCAGAGGGGAAGCAGCAAATACATACTGTAATACCTCTGAAAGATCATCAGGCTGCAAGATGTTACTTGAAAAGTCACTCCATTGCTGAAAATGGTTTcctaatgctttaaaaaaaaaaaaaagatgttctgGCAGAAATCTTCATCAGGAATGATCAAAACctatttttatacatttggCTCAAATGAAGTGCTTTATAATGAACCATTTTGACCGAACAAAATGCTTGACCGAAAAACTTGTAATGTAACattaaatgccaaaaaaaagagagactctCACCAGAATAATGAATGTAAACCAGTTAACCAGTGGAGCAGATAATAAGCAGAGATGTACCGTAGAGCTAGTGTTCATACCTGGTACTCTGCTGTGCTGCTTACCACTGATGGTATGTTACTGACACCCAGTGGTGAGACTGATATCCTGAAGTACAATgctgacaaaacaaaaccaaaacccAGTGCTGTGTTTGGGGCAAGGTCTTTATAGAAAGCTGCTTTATCGCTGTGGTTCTGTTCAAGTATTTCTGCTTGTTCTGACATGTAACTGCATACAGGTTCTTCAGGTGTTTACCATATTGTTCACATTAAGcacacacaataataaaagtaaagtCAATTAAAGTAATGCCAAACTCCTCTGGGGCCCTTTGTCTCTCCATGATCGTCCTGGAACTtcatagaaagaaaaaatgtcatttgtATTTTCTGTGGATTTGAAGTTCTTTCGACCACAATGATTCCAAATGTGACAAGAAGGGAAACTATCTAGAGCAAGAGAAATAACTGTAAATACAGCAATAACTGAGGATTAAAATGGCGTCTCAGTGAATTTGTTACTACCATCATGAATCTGAATGATGAAAATGAAGCCATCCTGATGTTTTCTGCGCTCAGGTGTGTTTGATAATCAAATGAAAGTCTCTTTTCTAGGGTTATTTTTGTGATATTGCTGTAATTTAAAGACAACCATTGATTGCCACAAACatgttctgccttttttttgaatgttttttgtttggtgACTCAAAATCAAGTCATGGTTTTCATAatgaatctatttttttattcgACTGTCAAAGTAGAAGATTTTATGTTTTTCCCTCCTGGTTCTTCAGTCAATGGGAAAGTAATATTTACAACAGAAAGAATTGATTTCTTTTTGCAGCACCAAATCCTGCACACAACACTTACTGTACTTATCTACATAATAGATATAGATTTGACCTGTGATACTGTatgtcattgttttcttttcttttttaaatccttcagaAGTTTGACAGATACGAGAACTTTGAAAGGACGCTTTGCAACCAAACTGCTTTGACATATTTCAACTAATCAGCAAAGTGCCTCTGTGATTACATCCAATCTGGACCCTGCACTGAATACAGCAGGTTGTAGGATTCAGGTTAAGATGTTGGAAATGATTCACCTGGATATTGGAGGAGCCAAACATCACTAAACTGTGCTGGTCACTCAGAAGATCTTACAAATACTTAATACGTCTATTTTTGGAGTTTtgtttggggggaggggggaagtTTGATGTGTCCATAAATTGCCTTCCTGTTTGACAACAAGTGTTAAGActtttgtgttcatgtgatgCTAATTGTGCTGCTAATTCTGTGCTGGGGAAACTCTGCACACGGTCACATCAGCCTGTACTGTAGACAAAGTGTACTTATATGGTGCCTGACATTTTTAAGATTAAACCCGTTTTTCTTAAAGTAATCAATGAAGTTTAACACAATAGGAaaatctttgtctctgtgtacaTCCTGTCATGTGTGTTTCTAGTtgacttttctctgtcttttcacATAAAGCAATCAGATATACATGCCAAATATGATGTTAGTAGAACAAAAGTATTTGCCTTCAATTCACCATGgatcttgtttttctcttgttgCATCGAtataaaaaacattcatgtctgtctgtctgctgagtTTAATTACTTTTACAATGCTGATCTAATATTTGATAACTAAATAATGGCTTTATTATGATTTATTAATACTCTCCCCACAGTTGTATTTCGCAACTAgtgaaatataaagaaaaaaaaggctttcagCTTTTGAAGTTCGTGATGCATCAAGAGAGGATCTGAAGAAGCTGTTCAGATTGCAAATCCAGTGTCAGTGTCTTTAATGTATTAAAACTATTCAGTAAAGATGTTTCTTTTAAGAGGTTGTCAGTTTGTCAAAAATACAGGTTTTCTAGTTGATAgattttaatagttttttttttacaacagttcAGTAATTGTGCCCATTGTCACATTATACAAATCATTATAAAATCTTCTGCAGTGCAAACATATTCCAAAGTACACTTTAAAATAGAAAGTGATTTACATGCCAAATAAAATGGATCACACTTGAAAATGTTACGAGTCCAGAGGGCCCAGGAATGATTAAGCTTTTAGATTgtcaacagaagaaaacataaaaaaataatttaatttttgatttataaaataaatgctCTCCTGACTTCAGATGCTATTTCAAGGCTACTCCAAACAGTCACAGCATGACGAAGATGCTCTTTACAGTTTTCCCTTACTTACTGCGCCCCCTAGAGGACAGTGTTATTCTGTGCTGTTATTTATGACGTATCAGGAGCTGCGAGAGCCTAATAACTCAACATCAATCAAAAAGACTGCTCTTTAgtcattttaaagctttggAAATAACATACCataatatttgtaatatttcaATTTAAGAAATTGaagtccattaaaaaaaaagatccagtACCTGTAAGCACTGGCACTCTCAGAGTCTTATCcctgagagaagaagagagatgaACAAGgttggagaggaaaaaaactatattttacTATAAAATGCCCAGATTTTCAGGCTGTGGTATTTTTTGGTGAAGTATTTTAAGGTCTTTTCTTTATTATAGGAAAAGCACAAATAAACATAATGACTGTTGTTATTGATGCAGAGGGGTTAaagctgtcattaaaaacacttaaaaatagcattaaataaaatgtgcttaTATTGAAGAGGGTCCAATAGGcaataacaacatttaaaagagGCCAAACTTCCAGTAAAATCAGGAGTCCTATTAAAGCTctatcaaacattttcaaagggTATAGTAACATATTTGAACTTTAAACAATTAAAGGCAGTTAATGCAATTTATATGCAAATACATCATATTTTGATCCTATAAACTATCAAACCTGACGAAGCTATATTTGAGAGAACTAATAAACTGAGATGACATAACTGAGTGAAATTCTAAAACTGAATGGACGTGGCACTTTTAGTGTTCCTATGAGTCAGAGttgtcatcctcctcctcatagtAGCGGTTCCTCTTAATTATGTCCTCTGCACTCAGCTCCTCAGCTTCACTTCCTTCTTTGTCCTCTTCCCAGAAGCCCACATCCTGGGAGGCACGGTTCTGCTTTGGCTGTGCAGGTGGAGAGCTGGATGGTGAAATACTGTATGAGGTGCTTCTTAGAGAGCTCTCTTCTGCCGCCATGTTGTCTGCCGCTGCTTTGACTCCCTCTGCTTGGTCTTCCTGTCTTGGAGTCTCCACAACCTCCTCAGTGACAGACTCTCTTAGACTCACTTCTTTGCtttgctctttcttttcctccggCTTCACCTCCACAGGTTCCGGCTTGCTTTTTACGGGTGCTTCTTCAGATTTTTGATTTTCCTCGAATGATGCTCTCCACTCCAGCAGGGATTTGAGCGGGCGACGAGGCTCCCTGGGGCCTACACTTGCTGCGGGTATGGGTCTGGCTGCAATGGTAAAAGGCCGACAGCGCTCCTTTAGAGAAGAGCTCCTTCTCAGGCTCTTCAGCTCGACCCGCTCTGTGCTCTGGAAGGATGACTGCACCTCATCCTCGGGGGGCCACTTGGCTCTCCATGGTCGGCCTGACGAAGCCCCCTCTGTGACCGGACTGAGGGCTGCTGACTCAGATTTGCCCTCACCAGCTTGGGGAGGCCAGGCAACCCTCAGCCTGCGTTTCTCAGCCAGCTTCTCTGTAGCCTGAGGTTTTTCACcagagctgctgtgtgtctgcacaCGTGTCTCCAGTGCGGCTGTCAGGTCTGTGACTTTTACCTGCGGGGAAGTTTCCTCAGGTGGGGTTGGTGTTTTTTCTGAGACACTCTCAGCTGGACAAagctctgcagctgctggttCCTCTTGTTCTTTTGGCTTCATCTCTTCTTCAACCTCCTGTCCATCAGCTCGTGGCTCCCACAGCTCCTTGTGAGGCCGGTGGCCAAAGCCCTCGTCATAGTTTCCTTTAGCTTTAAACAGCTGGTTAAAATGGGGCTTGCAGTAGACGTTACCATGTAGAGAGGCGTAGTTCCCAAGACTACCAAGGACAggaaaaaatgaattattttgctgcttgttttttcatttgtgtctcGTGAAAAATCAGCCTTTGCAAATAGATATCAAGTTTGTTTACTCcttacattaaaatacattgaaaaaaagaaaaaagtagttGTTACCCGAGTTTCATGCTGCAGTGCACACAGCGGAAGCAACTTTTGTGGTAGACATGCTTCAGAACCACCAGTCTCTCCAGAGGATACACAGTCTTTGAACATGCGTTGCATGTCTCCTTCACAGGGGGGCAGAActtctaaaaacacaaaagttatTGCACAAATAACCATGATTAAAAGAGAttgaaatcaaatgtatttttaagattCATTCATGTATCCTGATGTGATGTTGAACTCACCCGTAATGCTTTGGGTTGTTCGCTGGTCTCCCCTGAAACGGACAGAACACACAAAAAGTTGTTACTTtgcacttttaaattaaaaagggaATAAAACCTAACAGTGTTCAATGTAATAGGATAAAGCAGTATTGTAGGTAATGCTCTACTCCGTATTTAATATTAGTAAGACTCACCATTGCACTCACGTGCAgcactgtgtttctcttttacTGCTGCAGAAGTTTTCGGAGCAGGCAGCTCTGCGGCCACACCCTGCACggaaaaacacagaatgaaaagaaagaggaaaacaatcACTATTGCAAACTGGCAGTTACATAAAGGACTGTTGTGGATTTGTCCCTATATCCGGTGCAGgcaggaaggaagaaagaatACAATGTGCCTACAGTAACGGTAGGAGGTACAGTATATCATAAATCACCAAAAAACAACATGGCATCCATAATGACTAAAAGTAAACTTAACCTTTGGCTTGTTAACAAACCTGATAAGATTGGCCTTTACGTTGTATTTTGGTTGGATAATATCGTTTAGTTTTATATGTTGAACATGTCTTTAACTGATTTAACTCACAGAGGGACTGGTTCCTTGTTTAGAAACAGAGGCCTGGTATTTTGCCATCTTCTCCTTCATAGATGTCCCTTCAACCCGTTTAGATGGAGACACACCTAAAGAACAACACATAAACCTTTGAACAGAGAATTCACATGAAACGTGTACACATTTCAGTAAGATAACAATGTTAAAAGTATTTTCATAATCACGTTGTGTCATAAAGTCTGTTTCCtaaaaaaacactacaaatGTACACAGGTTTGAATTTAGTGTATTTTAAGGTAAAGTTTGGACAAGTAGTTTTGGATTGAAGATTGGCAGTAATGAGATCACAAAgggtggctgtggttcagtggtagagttggtcgtctcttgAGGTTGGGGTTCGATTCCCTGCTCTTGCTGACTCCACAATTTCTACCGATGCTACATCAGCTGTGTgggaatgtgtatgaatgggattagttcatCGTTGGTCATGCTTTagatagcagcctctgccatcagtgtttgaatgagGATGgatgggtgaatgtgacatacagtataaaagtgctttgagtagtcagaagacttgaCGCTGTTCAAGTCTAATTCATTAACTCTGTGTATTGTGTCACTGCTCATCAGTTCCAAACCTTGGTTTATTCAAAgcactgcatgtttttatatttgtgtgttttttgtctttaccTCCATGTTGGTCCATGTCCTCTGAGGAAGAACTGTGTAGAGTTGTCCTGGCAACCTGGCAGAGTTAAATGATTGGTGGCATTAAAAGTCCAGCTGACAAAAACTGCTGCTTTAAACTTGTACAAACTCCAACACTGTTCGCCCTCTACgtaaagtgatttttttaaagacatttttaatggaCAATGTTTTACTGCCTTCCTGTCTTtcagccaaacaaacaaacatcatcatcaatctTTCATTCTCATGAAACACAGAGTGTTGGCTTTAAGATTTGTATCAGATCTTTTTTGAACATGCCCTAGTCTATTtttatacacaaaaacacagattcatAAACCTTTGAATTTGCTTACAATGGTCAGCACACTGCTGTGATGCGaagaacacaaaaaataatacTTTTATAAAGTAGAACTAAGTAACCTTTGTCCCCATACAGACgatcacattttaaagcatccatcacagaaaagtaaaaaaataaacctttaccATAATTTTCCGAAGGAACCTGTATCCTTTGAATTTTTCCTGTATTGTTCTGAGTTTTTCTTAACAGATTTGAAGCTTTAAAAGAAAGCCTTCGAGGaccatgtacagtatatatctGTCCCCTGTTTGACCTTTCCTGTCATAACAATGTTGTTTGAATATACTTTCCAAACACCAAACTACAGACTACATGCAGCACTGCAATcagacagaaaaatgtaaaaaggtaTCTGCATAGACAGCCACCAACATGTCTTCGACCTGAAGTCCAGAGAACCACAGCTACCCTGCCGaagtgtttatgtttttcttgttgtagCATGTGTCACCAATAATAGCTTAACCAGAGTTTCTCTCAGCAGTTATCCTACACCCTGAGTGGAAACGTTCAAGTCAGTTAAATCAGCCTTTTTCTTCAGTCTGCAAACGTACCTCTTCAGTTAGACAGCAGCAAACTGCAGTAACTGGCAGCTGCCTAATTGTGTtaactgaagaagaaatgtaAACGTTTGAGACAGTACTGACCTAGTAGCAGTGTAAATTTTGTGAACAGAAAAAATGGTTGATGAGCAAAAAATAAGATAATTGTAGATACAATTCTGACAAGTATGTTTTGTTTCGTTAGCGAGACAAAACGTGACTAAAATGTTTACTGTGGGCTATGGGACACTCAAAATCCTTTATACTTTCCCCCACTGTGCATCTTATTCACTGGTCATTATACAaggagtggtgtgtgtgtgtgtgtgtgtgtgtgctgacaggCAGAAAGCAGGAGGAGTGCATGTCGtcttgaaaaagagagacagaggccgGCGTGATAATGAGCGTTAATGAGCTAACAGCATTAAAGAAAAGTACTCCACTACTCAGCATTGTCACCAGTATGGTGTTGTAGTGCGTATTGATAGTGCAGTAATATGTTCCCTGTAAGTGTTTTATGATTGTATTAATATGTATGTTACATGTTATTGCTCTAGGTGTTTTAGGTATGTTAGTGTTTTCTGAGGCAATACATGACATAAAAAGGAATGACGTGAAAGtggcggccgaagcaacagagtccgctatcaTCGCTATACTAAGAATATTGACCTTTATATCAATTATATCAACTAAAGAGCTGAGAAAAGGATACTcaggaacagaaaacataatgcagctgtttgatTGTCTTCACAAAGATCGCAACAGTTGCGTGCAACTCTCACTCGCTCCCTGTGAATTCCgttgattatatcctgctgcgttctcccatcagctcactcggacttgatGTGCAAATATACTAGGAGACTTGCAGGAGAAATTTCGGATTAAGTCAGAGTGACGTAGAGTCtgaaaattcagctgtttgcattcactcATGCAACTCACTCTGAAAAAGTctgtagtttttcaggagttttgtgaacAAGGCTGAAGAGTAAATCTAAAAAAGCCGCAAAAATGAACACTTCCCAGTAGGTGTTGCCATGCTCCTTGTCTACCCTCTGAATTTTTTCACTTCTCCTTTCGTAGCGATAATACCAAGCTGTCAGtcacacatacaagcattttTTAAGAGCCTGCAAGTGTCTGAGGCACTTGCGGGCATAGCCGCTGTGAATACCTCTGAATCAATGTGATCAATTTGCAATATGATCTTAAAACTGGAAAGCAGATCAGATGCCCAGGACTGTTTGATATTCAGTAAAAACCCTGTGCCTAAAATGAAAAGGGAGATCAAGAGTTTGCTCCTTCGAGGTGACTGTCTGAAAACTAAAACTGCCGTAGGTCAGGAATGTTCCTGCATTCCTCTACTGAGGAAGGTGAAGAGCGGAGGACTTGTTGTTTTgtgctgagaggaagagagacgcttagagagggagaggcagtGGGAAGGATAGAGACGGGTGGGGGGACGGGAAAAACTCAGGTGGAACAAGACCGCTCATAAAACAGAGAAGGAAACAAGTAAGAAAACATttggaaagaaaagaagggaaacaGTTTGTTGTTTATATGGTCAGTAACAGGTGACTTCTTATATATCTCCAACTCCTGAAAGTCATTTGTCTTACACTTGAGAGagagtttttaaaaagggcTAAAGGAATGGGATACTATTGCAATATGTTCAAACGTAAGTACTTTTAACAGCAGGGGACTTCTTACATTTTATCTCCACTATGAAATCCTTTTTAATTATATGATTTTCCACTTGCCATgtgtctatttttttaatttttacaacacaaagacaaagacaagtaAAAACATCAACCTTTAAGAATTAAATGgactttttgtgtttattaataCAATTTAAGTCTTTTGGGTTTTGTGGACTATAAATATTGTAGGACTAAAACTGTTAAAACACACTTGAAAATGTACtggacaaaatatatatatgatattATCTGCTTAATGTTTCAGCCCCTATTCTTCAGCTTCAGTCAGCTAGGGGATAAAATATGAGCTGGTATCGTACTCTATTAAATAGCCCCAAATTCACAGTAAAATGACATTACTCacgtttagtttagtttgttcaTGGTCACTTTTGATTTGCTGTAAGGCATAGTGACCAGTAACCATATAGGCCTTGTAGATTTGGCTCTTAATAGTAGGAGTTccttcaaaaatgtaaagtaatTATACAGTAGTTGAGAAAGCAGCTTGAGATTATGCAAGAGTTGGCAAAATTTGAACCATATCCTCAGTACAGTAAATCCCACTGATCAACATTGTGGTTACAGTTAATGCACGAGAAGCAGGGCCAATAGATGCTCAGCTGTCAACGCTGTCAATAAAGAAAGGACTAAGACAAGAATGTATGCACAAGCTGAGAACTTTTGCTGGTACATCAATGATTATTAAGGAGGATTGCCTCGATTCAGAAGAAGTTTTCGTTATGTGTCCAAAACAGAATCCTAGAATCCAAACAGAGTTAGGAAGGTCTGCTTTTAGTTATTACGCACCAAACACTCAGAATTTGtttcaaaaatattaaaatcaacGCATTATTAACACTGAGACAATTCTAAGTTTTAATTtctgatttgattgattttaactgtttttgcttttaacaTCTAAAATTGTTGTTACTTACTATGATTTGGACTCtattttcattgtattttcttGCCTTTTAACTGCatgtacttcctgttttattattgctgttctcttgttttttctgtatCTTGTACTTCGGCACCATTGCAAATGAGGGTTCATCCTCAATGTGTTTGTgaggatttaaataaaataaatgagaatGATGATGAGAAATAAGGCTGCAGAACAGCAGAAGACTCTTATAAAGTATATGTGTATGTAAGTACCTTTCCCTTAGCGTCCTCTCCCTTCTCAAACTTCATCTTCAGGTTGTTCAGTGGCACTTGGGCTTTCTCATAAGAGGCACGGGGGCTGGTTGGAACTTGCTCTTCCAGCTTTTCAGGTCTGTCACTGTGTGTCAGCTCATCCTTgtccatccct contains:
- the LOC109992482 gene encoding LIM domain and actin-binding protein 1 isoform X2, with amino-acid sequence MKSPTVRTDQGGPLTDLKASRGEEERGMDKDELTHSDRPEKLEEQVPTSPRASYEKAQVPLNNLKMKFEKGEDAKGKVARTTLHSSSSEDMDQHGGVSPSKRVEGTSMKEKMAKYQASVSKQGTSPSGVAAELPAPKTSAAVKEKHSAARECNGETSEQPKALRKFCPPVKETCNACSKTVYPLERLVVLKHVYHKSCFRCVHCSMKLGLGNYASLHGNVYCKPHFNQLFKAKGNYDEGFGHRPHKELWEPRADGQEVEEEMKPKEQEEPAAAELCPAESVSEKTPTPPEETSPQVKVTDLTAALETRVQTHSSSGEKPQATEKLAEKRRLRVAWPPQAGEGKSESAALSPVTEGASSGRPWRAKWPPEDEVQSSFQSTERVELKSLRRSSSLKERCRPFTIAARPIPAASVGPREPRRPLKSLLEWRASFEENQKSEEAPVKSKPEPVEVKPEEKKEQSKEVSLRESVTEEVVETPRQEDQAEGVKAAADNMAAEESSLRSTSYSISPSSSPPAQPKQNRASQDVGFWEEDKEGSEAEELSAEDIIKRNRYYEEEDDNSDS
- the LOC109992482 gene encoding LIM domain and actin-binding protein 1 isoform X1, whose translation is MESGPFNRRSWATQSLRVTANELSLTSRGKNNAIAERFSKYQRAAGEASAEKKKGVSESASPSLRSTNLSALKKRWEQRGSSDRDKSASVRPPIQSSIRRRPSALARTPSITEQSPPMKSPTVRTDQGGPLTDLKASRGEEERGMDKDELTHSDRPEKLEEQVPTSPRASYEKAQVPLNNLKMKFEKGEDAKGKVARTTLHSSSSEDMDQHGGVSPSKRVEGTSMKEKMAKYQASVSKQGTSPSGVAAELPAPKTSAAVKEKHSAARECNGETSEQPKALRKFCPPVKETCNACSKTVYPLERLVVLKHVYHKSCFRCVHCSMKLGLGNYASLHGNVYCKPHFNQLFKAKGNYDEGFGHRPHKELWEPRADGQEVEEEMKPKEQEEPAAAELCPAESVSEKTPTPPEETSPQVKVTDLTAALETRVQTHSSSGEKPQATEKLAEKRRLRVAWPPQAGEGKSESAALSPVTEGASSGRPWRAKWPPEDEVQSSFQSTERVELKSLRRSSSLKERCRPFTIAARPIPAASVGPREPRRPLKSLLEWRASFEENQKSEEAPVKSKPEPVEVKPEEKKEQSKEVSLRESVTEEVVETPRQEDQAEGVKAAADNMAAEESSLRSTSYSISPSSSPPAQPKQNRASQDVGFWEEDKEGSEAEELSAEDIIKRNRYYEEEDDNSDS